One genomic region from Leifsonia poae encodes:
- a CDS encoding GNAT family N-acetyltransferase produces MSIEVRPVADGDFFAWLGLYEEYAAFYETTLTDQKALLLWSWLTAPDHEEDGLVAVDGDRLVGLAHIREFARPLEGDRGLFLDDLYVIEDARGKGIGRRLVDTVRARADERGLGVVQWITAHDNQTAQQLYDSLANRTSWVTYEIDLPRSES; encoded by the coding sequence ATGTCGATTGAGGTTCGACCGGTCGCAGATGGCGATTTCTTCGCCTGGCTCGGTCTTTACGAGGAATACGCGGCTTTCTACGAGACGACGTTGACCGATCAGAAAGCGCTGCTGCTTTGGTCGTGGCTGACTGCGCCCGACCACGAAGAAGACGGACTCGTCGCGGTGGACGGCGACCGCCTCGTCGGTCTCGCGCACATCCGCGAGTTCGCCCGGCCGCTCGAGGGCGACCGTGGCCTCTTCCTCGACGACCTCTACGTGATCGAAGACGCCAGAGGCAAAGGCATCGGCCGGCGCCTCGTCGATACCGTCCGCGCTCGCGCAGACGAGCGCGGACTCGGTGTCGTCCAGTGGATCACAGCGCACGACAACCAGACGGCACAGCAGCTCTACGATTCGCTCGCGAACCGCACCTCCTGGGTGACGTACGAGATCGACCTGCCGAGATCGGAGTCCTGA
- a CDS encoding GNAT family N-acetyltransferase, which yields MPRPRPRRNDDRDGPTGERQRILQLARSVRRLREFYDQPLTDEKALLVWSWITDAGHELEAYFAVNGDDKPIGLAHVREFSRPLNGSRGLYLDDLFVSPDARGAGTGTALLEALRDRAREEGFSVVRWITAKDNETARRVYDRVAEKTKWVTYDLVP from the coding sequence TTGCCCAGGCCCCGACCGAGGAGGAACGATGACCGCGACGGTCCGACGGGTGAACGACAACGAATTCTTCAGCTGGCTCGATCTGTACGCCGGCTACGGGAGTTCTACGACCAACCCCTCACCGACGAGAAGGCCCTTCTGGTGTGGAGCTGGATCACCGATGCCGGCCACGAACTCGAAGCCTATTTCGCTGTGAACGGCGACGACAAGCCAATCGGTCTCGCCCACGTGCGGGAGTTCTCACGACCGCTCAACGGCAGCCGCGGACTCTACCTCGACGACCTCTTCGTCTCGCCCGATGCCCGTGGCGCCGGCACAGGCACGGCTCTGCTCGAGGCGCTGCGCGATCGCGCCCGCGAAGAAGGTTTCTCCGTCGTGCGGTGGATCACCGCCAAAGACAACGAGACCGCTCGGCGCGTCTACGATCGTGTCGCCGAGAAGACCAAATGGGTCACGTACGACCTCGTACCGTGA
- the valS gene encoding valine--tRNA ligase yields the protein MSAVSPLPDKPALEGLETKWGDSWQADGTYLFDRAAALTAERRCVFSIDTPPPTASGSLHIGHVFSYTHTDVVARYHRMRGQHVFYPMGWDDNGLPTERRVQNYYGVRCDPTLPYDPDFAPPFEGGDNKSSKAADQKPISRRNFIELCERLTVEDEKQFEALWRSLGLSVDWSQTYRTIGTESLHTSQLAFLNNIERGEAYQAMAPTLWDVTFRTAVAQAELEDREQPGAYHRVAFHGESGPIFIETTRPELLPACVALVAHPDDERYKPLFGTTVTTPVFGVEVPVLAHHLAQPDKGSGIAMICTFGDITDVTWWRELDLPNRAILGFDGRLVSDAPEAITSAEGKAAYAELAGKTVFSAKQAVVELLRAAGDLIGDPKPIQHPVKFFEKGDKPLEIVSTRQWYVKNGARDEELRARLIQLGQELDWHPDFMRVRYENWVGGLTGDWLISRQRFFGVPIPIWYPLDGDGNPRFDKPILPSRDALPVDPSSDAAPGFEEAQRNQPNGFIGEHDVMDTWMTSSLTPQLAGGWNRDDDLFAAVYPFDLRPQGQDIIRTWLFSTMLRSQLENGVAPWAHAALSGFIVDPDRKKMSKSKGNVVTPADILEKHGSDAVRYWAASSRLGTDAAFDPQNPTQIKIGRRLAIKILNAAKFILGFEAPPTDELALVTNALDRSMLHNLSTVVAEATAALDGYDHARALEVSETFFWTFCDDYLELVKERAYGEASTEQTSAVVALRVALSTLLRLFAPVVPFATEEAWSWFNTGSVHVAAWPETATVAGDWSEHADVLGLVGKALTSIRGAKTTAKASQKAAVEYAVIAGPPAVVTAVELAARDLKSVGRIGELRFESAEELSVTDILLAQAPTEEER from the coding sequence ATGAGCGCCGTCAGCCCCCTGCCCGACAAGCCCGCCCTCGAGGGGCTGGAGACCAAGTGGGGAGACAGCTGGCAGGCCGATGGCACCTATCTCTTCGATCGCGCCGCCGCCCTGACCGCCGAGCGCCGATGTGTGTTCTCCATCGACACGCCGCCCCCCACCGCAAGCGGCTCCCTGCACATCGGGCACGTGTTCAGCTACACGCACACCGATGTGGTCGCCCGCTACCACCGTATGCGCGGCCAGCACGTCTTCTACCCGATGGGCTGGGACGACAACGGCCTCCCCACCGAGCGCCGTGTGCAGAACTACTACGGTGTGCGCTGCGACCCGACTCTGCCGTACGACCCCGACTTCGCCCCGCCCTTCGAAGGCGGAGACAACAAGAGCAGCAAGGCGGCCGATCAGAAGCCGATCTCACGCCGCAACTTCATCGAACTGTGCGAGCGGCTCACCGTCGAAGACGAGAAGCAGTTCGAGGCGCTGTGGCGCTCGCTCGGCCTCTCCGTCGACTGGAGCCAGACCTACCGCACGATCGGCACCGAGTCGCTCCACACCTCGCAATTGGCTTTCCTCAACAACATCGAGCGCGGCGAGGCGTATCAGGCCATGGCGCCCACCCTGTGGGATGTCACCTTCCGTACCGCTGTCGCCCAGGCCGAGCTGGAAGACCGCGAACAGCCCGGCGCGTACCACCGCGTCGCCTTCCACGGCGAGAGCGGACCGATCTTCATCGAGACGACCCGTCCGGAGCTGCTGCCGGCCTGTGTCGCGCTGGTCGCGCATCCGGATGACGAGCGCTACAAACCGCTCTTCGGCACGACGGTCACCACGCCGGTCTTCGGAGTCGAGGTCCCTGTGCTCGCGCACCACCTCGCGCAGCCCGACAAGGGCAGCGGAATCGCGATGATCTGCACCTTCGGCGACATCACCGACGTCACCTGGTGGCGGGAGCTCGATCTGCCCAACCGGGCGATCCTCGGCTTCGACGGCCGGCTGGTGAGCGACGCCCCCGAAGCCATCACCTCCGCCGAGGGCAAGGCGGCCTACGCCGAGCTCGCCGGCAAGACGGTCTTCTCGGCCAAGCAGGCCGTGGTGGAGCTGCTCCGGGCCGCGGGCGATCTGATCGGCGACCCCAAACCCATCCAGCACCCCGTCAAGTTCTTCGAGAAGGGCGACAAGCCGCTCGAGATCGTGTCGACCCGCCAGTGGTACGTCAAGAACGGCGCGCGCGACGAAGAACTGCGTGCCCGCCTCATCCAGCTCGGCCAGGAGCTCGACTGGCACCCCGACTTCATGCGCGTGCGATACGAGAACTGGGTCGGCGGACTCACCGGCGACTGGCTGATCTCGCGTCAGCGCTTCTTCGGCGTGCCCATCCCCATCTGGTATCCGCTCGACGGCGACGGCAACCCGCGGTTCGACAAGCCCATCCTGCCGTCCCGAGACGCCCTGCCCGTCGACCCCTCGTCGGATGCGGCGCCCGGCTTTGAGGAGGCGCAACGCAACCAGCCGAACGGCTTCATCGGCGAGCACGATGTGATGGACACCTGGATGACCTCCTCCCTCACCCCGCAGCTCGCCGGCGGCTGGAATCGTGATGATGACCTGTTCGCCGCCGTGTACCCGTTCGACCTGCGCCCCCAAGGGCAGGACATCATCCGCACCTGGCTGTTCTCGACGATGCTGCGCTCCCAGCTGGAGAACGGCGTCGCCCCCTGGGCGCACGCAGCGCTGTCGGGCTTCATCGTCGACCCCGACCGTAAGAAGATGTCCAAGTCCAAGGGCAACGTCGTCACTCCCGCCGACATCCTCGAGAAGCACGGCTCGGATGCGGTGCGCTACTGGGCCGCATCCTCGCGCCTCGGAACCGATGCCGCGTTCGACCCGCAGAACCCGACACAGATCAAGATCGGTCGCCGCCTGGCGATCAAGATCCTGAACGCCGCGAAGTTCATCCTTGGCTTCGAGGCACCCCCGACCGACGAGCTCGCCCTGGTCACGAACGCACTCGACCGGAGCATGCTGCACAATCTGTCGACCGTGGTCGCCGAGGCGACCGCCGCGCTCGATGGCTACGACCACGCCCGCGCCCTGGAGGTGAGCGAGACCTTCTTCTGGACCTTCTGCGACGACTATCTCGAACTCGTCAAGGAGCGGGCCTACGGCGAGGCCTCGACCGAACAGACCTCCGCCGTCGTCGCGCTGCGTGTGGCACTCTCCACCCTGCTTCGCCTGTTCGCGCCCGTCGTGCCGTTCGCGACCGAGGAGGCATGGTCGTGGTTCAACACCGGCTCCGTGCACGTCGCCGCGTGGCCGGAGACGGCGACCGTCGCCGGCGACTGGTCCGAGCATGCGGATGTGCTCGGTCTGGTCGGCAAAGCCCTCACCAGTATCCGCGGTGCGAAGACCACCGCGAAAGCCTCGCAGAAGGCCGCGGTCGAATACGCCGTCATCGCCGGACCACCTGCGGTCGTGACCGCCGTCGAGCTCGCCGCACGCGACCTCAAGTCGGTCGGCAGAATCGGCGAACTGCGGTTCGAATCCGCCGAGGAGCTCTCGGTGACGGATATCCTGCTTGCCCAGGCCCCGACCGAGGAGGAACGATGA
- a CDS encoding ArsR/SmtB family transcription factor encodes MTTEDKPETPLPYSEALSLEALRALAHPLRVRIMNELSDFGSMTASGLAERLGESSGATSYHLRQLAKHGIIVELEGKGSARERWWNMAPGGITIGSVETLKTPAGREATELISREWQQNNERRLTAFLRYGLDVLGPEWSEASTLSTTHLQLTMEQLAEIGQEYYSMVTQLKAKWQAAGYVVSSDDIVDENDDRRRVQVQFNAFPLVEGAA; translated from the coding sequence ATGACGACCGAAGACAAGCCGGAGACGCCGCTCCCGTACAGCGAGGCGCTGAGCCTCGAGGCGCTGCGTGCACTCGCGCATCCGCTGCGCGTGCGCATCATGAACGAGCTCTCGGACTTCGGTTCGATGACCGCGAGCGGGCTCGCCGAACGTCTGGGGGAATCGAGCGGCGCCACGAGCTACCATCTTCGCCAGCTCGCGAAGCACGGCATCATCGTCGAGCTCGAAGGCAAGGGGTCGGCTCGGGAACGCTGGTGGAACATGGCGCCCGGTGGAATCACGATCGGCTCGGTCGAGACGCTGAAGACGCCAGCCGGCCGTGAGGCGACAGAACTGATCTCGCGCGAGTGGCAGCAGAACAATGAGCGCAGGCTGACGGCCTTTCTGCGCTACGGCCTCGACGTCCTCGGCCCGGAATGGTCGGAGGCGTCGACCCTCTCCACCACTCATCTACAGCTGACCATGGAGCAACTCGCTGAGATCGGTCAGGAGTACTACTCGATGGTGACCCAGCTCAAGGCCAAATGGCAGGCGGCCGGCTACGTCGTCTCGTCTGACGACATCGTCGACGAGAACGACGATCGTCGCCGCGTCCAGGTGCAGTTCAACGCATTCCCGCTGGTCGAAGGGGCTGCCTGA
- a CDS encoding ion channel protein: MSSTTTDTGAQTVKRLLALSLPSLIIGIVSALTLTALDGAATLVQSGLWERLPRALGIDPDSGWWTIAVLTATGIAVGLVIWLVPGHGGQDSATTELVAAPPRPLVLPSLALVTLLALAGGVSLGPENPIIAINTGLLVWLVARVWRSVPTELVVLVTAAGTIGAMFGTPVAAALVFTGIVAALKTGGALWDRLFLPLVAAAAGSLTATLLTRPQFALPLPAYTAVHWIDLVSAAAIGVVAALVGLAGVFLFPHVHRAFHSLRNPLLITAAGGLVLGLLGALGGRITLFKGLEQMGELVSHRGDYSAGAVLLIVAVKLVALLVSAGSGFRGGRIFPSVFVGAAVGVLATALVPGIPPVVAVGAGILGMTLAVSRDGWIALFIAVAATGSIVVLPLLCLVILPTWLLVTKAPEMLIRPLGVPPRDVG; this comes from the coding sequence ATGAGTTCCACCACGACTGACACGGGCGCTCAGACGGTCAAGCGACTCCTCGCGCTCAGCCTCCCTTCCCTGATCATCGGGATCGTCTCAGCGCTCACCCTCACTGCCCTCGACGGCGCGGCCACGCTCGTGCAGTCCGGACTCTGGGAGCGACTCCCCCGAGCGCTCGGCATCGACCCGGACTCCGGATGGTGGACCATCGCGGTGCTTACCGCCACGGGCATCGCCGTCGGCCTCGTGATCTGGCTGGTCCCAGGCCACGGAGGGCAAGATTCCGCGACGACCGAGCTCGTCGCTGCACCGCCCCGACCGCTCGTCCTTCCCTCGCTCGCCCTGGTCACCCTGCTCGCCCTGGCCGGCGGCGTCAGTCTGGGGCCGGAGAACCCGATCATCGCGATCAACACCGGTCTCCTCGTTTGGCTGGTCGCCCGGGTCTGGAGGTCGGTACCGACCGAACTCGTCGTCCTCGTCACAGCGGCCGGCACCATCGGCGCGATGTTCGGCACGCCGGTCGCCGCCGCCCTCGTGTTCACCGGCATCGTCGCGGCGCTGAAGACCGGCGGCGCGCTCTGGGACAGGCTGTTCCTCCCGCTGGTCGCTGCGGCCGCCGGCTCCCTCACCGCCACGCTGCTGACCCGTCCACAGTTCGCTCTTCCCTTACCGGCGTACACAGCGGTGCATTGGATCGACCTGGTGAGCGCCGCCGCGATCGGGGTCGTAGCGGCGCTGGTCGGCCTTGCCGGCGTCTTCCTCTTCCCCCACGTGCACCGTGCTTTCCACTCCCTTCGGAACCCGCTGCTGATCACCGCCGCCGGCGGCCTGGTGCTCGGTCTGCTCGGAGCGCTCGGCGGACGCATCACGCTGTTCAAGGGTCTTGAACAGATGGGCGAACTCGTCAGCCACCGGGGCGACTACTCGGCCGGGGCGGTACTGCTGATCGTCGCCGTGAAGCTGGTGGCGCTCCTGGTCTCCGCAGGCTCCGGGTTCCGGGGTGGACGAATCTTTCCGTCGGTCTTCGTCGGAGCGGCGGTCGGCGTGCTCGCCACGGCGCTGGTGCCAGGCATCCCGCCTGTCGTCGCGGTGGGCGCCGGCATCCTCGGCATGACCCTCGCCGTCTCGCGCGACGGCTGGATCGCGCTCTTCATCGCGGTCGCAGCCACCGGCAGCATCGTCGTGCTCCCGTTGCTGTGCCTCGTGATCTTGCCGACCTGGCTCCTGGTCACGAAAGCACCCGAGATGCTGATCCGGCCGCTAGGTGTACCGCCCAGGGACGTTGGTTGA
- a CDS encoding MFS transporter translates to MSTTETTVVRRTALSGGFNRLWVAAITSNLADGIGRTAVPLIATTLTRDPALIAGLTAVTFLPWLLFGIPSGMLLDRVDRRVAMAAANSLRFAVAALLAVFITTGSLTIWLLYACVLLFGLGETIFDNATTTVVPSLVTRDQLDRANGRMQSAEIVVQNFIATPIAGFLFAAAIVLPIWLTGAGFLIAGMLALTIPAAAARGYRAGEAADAATPRPRFRSVVTFLWQHRFLRAMIVLTSLTASALAFAQGSVVLLLIQTFSVPTALIGVVTAGIGVGALIGALVASRLVERFGRGRIMFWAMFVSGIGILGVGVTGNVVVAISAYAVGALGVAVWNVPWGALRQAIVPSDMLGRAMGIVRTIGWGLTPIATVLGGFVARIDLRLPFVIGGVIVLLLTIAAIRLIHSAGSQTPGAEITSEGTGS, encoded by the coding sequence ATGAGCACCACGGAGACGACGGTCGTTCGCCGCACCGCTCTGAGCGGCGGGTTCAACCGACTCTGGGTCGCAGCGATCACCAGCAATCTCGCTGACGGGATCGGCCGAACGGCGGTTCCGCTCATCGCGACGACGCTGACTCGCGATCCCGCTCTGATAGCCGGGCTGACCGCGGTGACGTTCCTGCCGTGGCTGCTCTTCGGAATTCCTTCGGGCATGCTGCTCGATCGCGTGGATCGCCGGGTGGCGATGGCGGCGGCGAACAGTCTTCGGTTCGCCGTGGCTGCCCTCCTTGCGGTGTTCATCACCACGGGCAGCCTCACGATCTGGTTGCTGTACGCCTGCGTGCTGCTCTTCGGGCTCGGAGAGACCATCTTCGACAACGCGACGACAACCGTCGTGCCGAGCCTGGTCACGCGCGATCAGCTCGATCGCGCCAACGGCCGCATGCAGTCGGCCGAGATCGTCGTTCAGAACTTCATCGCAACGCCCATCGCCGGCTTTCTGTTCGCGGCGGCCATCGTGCTTCCCATCTGGCTCACCGGCGCGGGGTTCCTTATCGCGGGGATGCTCGCGCTTACCATCCCGGCGGCCGCCGCACGTGGGTACCGCGCCGGCGAAGCGGCGGACGCAGCGACCCCACGACCGCGATTCCGTTCCGTGGTCACCTTCCTCTGGCAGCACCGCTTTCTGCGGGCGATGATCGTCCTCACGTCGCTCACCGCCTCGGCGCTGGCTTTCGCCCAGGGCAGTGTCGTGCTGCTGCTCATTCAGACGTTCTCCGTTCCGACGGCGCTCATCGGCGTCGTCACCGCCGGCATCGGCGTCGGCGCACTCATCGGTGCGCTCGTCGCCAGTCGGCTGGTCGAGCGGTTCGGACGTGGCCGGATCATGTTCTGGGCGATGTTCGTGAGCGGTATCGGCATCCTCGGTGTCGGTGTGACCGGAAATGTCGTCGTCGCGATCTCGGCCTACGCCGTCGGCGCACTGGGTGTCGCCGTGTGGAATGTGCCCTGGGGCGCGCTGCGTCAGGCGATCGTCCCATCGGACATGCTCGGGCGGGCGATGGGCATCGTGCGCACCATCGGCTGGGGACTCACACCGATCGCGACCGTCCTGGGCGGTTTCGTCGCCCGGATCGACCTGCGGCTCCCGTTCGTGATCGGCGGCGTGATCGTGCTGCTGCTGACCATCGCGGCCATTCGCCTCATCCACTCGGCAGGGTCTCAGACCCCGGGTGCGGAAATCACTTCGGAAGGTACCGGATCATGA